One genomic segment of Haloarcula sp. H-GB4 includes these proteins:
- a CDS encoding site-specific integrase, whose protein sequence is MDRLPPEYDATPGDDALETAIEKRLVDIDSGRYRTNVASVLRKFAAWSRDQHGITSPEDIDDDLCRQYARDLARADDRDDISPETARRYFAYVRSFLTWAVYEGLIPTNPAKTNHAEGPLPTDETETDQQYWTTRDREAICATATARVDNAGESDDVDRTAAYRDQALVFLLAYSGARSAELVAVSDDEERNGLRWRHVNLDAGTMQVFGKNRTRESAPILDDALRPLRRWKQLREPDENEAVFPRLDNAAKALDPTPSITTQSARDILAKLCEWSDYEFEEPLKPHGARRGLGREIYRENPQLAQDVLRHKSIETTHEGYAQEAAKRTRDEANDIIGSE, encoded by the coding sequence ATGGATCGGCTTCCGCCTGAGTACGACGCTACTCCCGGGGATGACGCCCTCGAAACAGCCATCGAGAAACGGCTGGTCGATATCGACTCCGGACGGTACCGAACAAACGTCGCCAGCGTGCTGCGGAAATTTGCGGCATGGAGTCGGGACCAGCATGGTATCACCAGCCCCGAGGACATTGACGATGATCTCTGCCGGCAGTACGCTCGTGATCTAGCCCGAGCCGACGATCGTGACGATATCTCGCCGGAAACAGCACGGCGGTACTTCGCGTATGTCCGCTCGTTTCTCACTTGGGCCGTCTACGAGGGGCTGATACCGACGAACCCAGCCAAGACTAACCACGCCGAGGGGCCGCTTCCGACCGACGAGACTGAAACTGACCAACAGTACTGGACGACACGCGACCGCGAAGCCATTTGCGCGACTGCCACTGCCCGTGTCGACAATGCCGGCGAGAGCGACGACGTCGACCGGACGGCGGCCTATCGTGACCAAGCGCTCGTCTTCCTGCTCGCCTACTCCGGAGCCCGCAGCGCGGAACTCGTCGCCGTCTCCGATGATGAAGAGCGTAACGGCCTGCGGTGGCGGCACGTCAACCTCGATGCTGGCACGATGCAGGTATTCGGAAAGAATCGAACCCGCGAGTCTGCGCCGATCCTCGACGACGCGCTTCGCCCACTCCGGCGCTGGAAACAGCTTCGAGAGCCCGACGAGAATGAAGCCGTGTTTCCGCGGCTGGACAACGCTGCGAAGGCTCTAGACCCGACACCGTCAATCACAACGCAGTCAGCCCGCGATATCCTCGCCAAGCTCTGCGAGTGGTCCGACTATGAGTTCGAAGAGCCACTAAAGCCACACGGCGCTCGTCGTGGCCTCGGGCGAGAAATCTATCGCGAAAACCCACAGCTGGCACAGGACGTACTGCGGCACAAGTCTATCGAGACAACACACGAGGGCTACGCTCAAGAAGCGGCGAAACGCACCCGTGACGAAGCGAACGATATCATCGGCAGTGAATGA
- a CDS encoding Cdc6/Cdc18 family protein, with protein MSRTFERGSPIFEDERPLTDDWDPEELPERDEELGQIHNALAPAIRNTGVGPHNMFLFGKTGQGKTAGVEFKLDDLVAAADEAGLNITTVQYNCAGDSSSYHVLINLVERLTGDNLNGHPISKITDEFFDAVTDIGGTVIIVLDEIDNIGTSDEILYSIPRAKSNGNIPDDMHLSVIGISNNFKFRDNLSPKVKDTLFDEEIHFAPYDANQLRSILERRADQAFKESVLEDEVIPLCAAHAAQDKGSARQALRYLYKAGELASNTGSNMVTEQHVRTAQDRIDRKNIEKGIREMTVQDQLTLTAVVALEVEGQTPAKTTELYARYKDIATEIDADIRTQRSVRDHLLELDLMGVITATKKQTGNRGGPHYVFDLASDLGMTLDILSEDSRIGDAIELVTANRSIQEYTD; from the coding sequence ATGTCACGGACATTTGAACGCGGTTCTCCGATATTTGAGGATGAGCGTCCACTCACTGATGATTGGGACCCAGAAGAACTGCCTGAACGTGATGAAGAATTAGGCCAGATCCACAATGCGCTCGCACCTGCAATTCGCAACACCGGTGTCGGTCCACACAATATGTTTCTCTTCGGGAAAACCGGACAAGGGAAGACAGCAGGTGTCGAATTCAAACTTGACGATCTCGTCGCAGCTGCCGACGAGGCGGGATTAAATATTACGACGGTTCAGTACAATTGCGCTGGTGACTCGTCCTCTTACCATGTGCTGATCAACCTCGTTGAGCGCCTCACTGGCGACAATCTAAACGGGCACCCGATAAGTAAGATTACTGACGAGTTCTTTGATGCTGTGACGGACATCGGTGGAACAGTTATCATTGTGCTGGACGAGATTGACAATATCGGGACGTCGGACGAAATCTTGTACTCGATTCCTCGTGCCAAGTCCAACGGCAATATCCCCGACGATATGCACCTGAGCGTCATCGGAATCTCGAATAATTTTAAATTCCGCGACAACCTGTCCCCGAAAGTCAAAGACACCCTGTTCGACGAAGAGATACACTTCGCTCCGTATGACGCGAATCAACTGAGGTCTATCTTGGAGCGGCGTGCCGATCAGGCATTCAAAGAAAGCGTCTTAGAGGATGAGGTAATTCCACTCTGTGCCGCGCACGCAGCCCAGGACAAGGGGTCAGCGAGACAGGCCCTTCGCTACCTGTATAAAGCCGGTGAACTGGCGTCGAACACTGGGAGTAATATGGTCACTGAGCAGCATGTGCGGACGGCTCAAGACCGCATCGACAGGAAGAACATCGAAAAGGGGATTCGTGAGATGACGGTACAGGACCAACTCACACTGACAGCTGTCGTCGCACTAGAAGTAGAGGGACAGACGCCAGCGAAGACAACCGAACTGTACGCTCGATATAAGGATATTGCTACAGAGATCGACGCAGACATTCGAACCCAACGGAGCGTTCGCGACCACCTTCTTGAACTCGATTTGATGGGCGTCATCACCGCGACAAAAAAACAGACTGGTAATCGTGGCGGCCCCCACTACGTCTTTGATCTGGCCTCCGACCTTGGAATGACGCTCGATATCCTCTCCGAAGACTCTCGAATCGGTGATGCTATCGAGCTTGTCACGGCGAATCGGTCGATTCAGGAATATACCGACTGA
- a CDS encoding ParA family protein codes for MRLSVSNQKGGAGKTTTALNVAGALNELGSEVLLIDFDPQGHATEGLGFEDLYDDPEQDSLFEVLPDLDRMDDLEDLIVEHQEMDCVPSHVRMINAEDELSNVMRREERLNMLLDSADDEYDFIIVDCPPNLGVLTDNAIVATGHVLIPAQAKSTSIRAIELLFQQLRSMEQAFGDIHEVGLVANEVGVDGEADEMMDWFKDVFDDKEDCEVFEIRKRVALQRAWNNGVSIFEHEEDCDMESVYLDIAYHLEEQIDG; via the coding sequence ATGAGACTTAGCGTCAGTAATCAGAAAGGCGGCGCAGGAAAGACGACGACAGCGCTCAATGTGGCCGGTGCATTGAACGAGCTGGGCAGTGAGGTACTGCTAATCGACTTTGACCCACAGGGGCATGCGACGGAGGGCTTAGGCTTCGAGGACCTGTACGATGATCCAGAGCAAGACTCGCTTTTTGAGGTGCTCCCCGACCTCGACCGGATGGACGATCTTGAGGATCTGATTGTCGAACACCAAGAGATGGACTGTGTCCCATCCCACGTGCGGATGATCAACGCTGAAGACGAACTGTCGAACGTGATGCGCCGGGAGGAGCGCCTCAATATGCTTCTTGATAGTGCCGACGACGAATATGACTTCATCATCGTCGACTGTCCACCGAACCTCGGCGTTCTGACCGACAACGCGATTGTGGCGACAGGTCATGTCTTGATCCCGGCGCAAGCGAAGTCGACGTCCATCCGTGCCATAGAGCTCCTGTTCCAGCAGCTGCGAAGCATGGAGCAGGCGTTCGGTGACATTCACGAAGTTGGCCTCGTAGCCAACGAGGTCGGCGTCGACGGTGAGGCTGATGAGATGATGGATTGGTTCAAAGACGTCTTTGACGACAAAGAGGACTGTGAAGTCTTTGAAATAAGAAAGCGAGTTGCATTACAGCGAGCGTGGAATAACGGCGTCTCGATTTTTGAACACGAGGAGGACTGTGACATGGAAAGCGTCTATCTCGATATCGCGTATCACTTGGAGGAACAGATTGATGGCTGA